The Proteiniphilum propionicum genome contains the following window.
GTAAAAACTTCACTTCAGAAATAGACTATGGTTCTTTAGGAAAGGAAGTGTCAAGATCTGACATAAAATTCACTCCGATAGAGTCATTTATTAAAGGTGGTGAATACATAGAGGACAGCGAAGAGGCCAGCAATGCCATCTGTTACGCAATGGGCGTACACCCGAGTCTTCAAGGTGCATCACCCGGTAAAAATAAAAATATTAACGGCACTGAAGCAAGAGAGCTATTCATCATTAAGCAAAGTCTAATGAAACCTGTTCGTGAATTATTGGTTCAGCCACTGAAAATAGTTAAGGCAATAAATAAATGGCCGGATGATATCGACTTTATTATCCCGAATATAATGCTCACAACATTGGATAAAAACACCGGTGCTGAAAAACAAATAGGTAACCCAGAAGTGTAAAAAATATGGAAACATTAATAAAATCTACAGCTGAACTTCAGAAGTATGTAAAGGTAAACAAGTCGATGAATTTTGAAATGTTTCGTTCTTTTCTCATCGATGCCCAGGACAAGTATATACTACCATACATAGGTCAGGAAACTATTGATCAGATAAAAGACTCAGAAAGTGATAAGCTACGCGAATATCTTTGCCGTGCTCTTGGCCCATTTGCAATGGCTTCAGCTACAGATGAGTTTAGTATAGGTTTCGGAGAGAGCGGGCACACTGTTGCCCGGAGCGAGGTTTTGGCTCCAGCTTCAGATGCGAAAATTGAGAAGGCAAAGGAGAGCCTTTACAAGCGAGGTTGGAGTAATATGGATACAGCTCTTAAGTATCTTGAAAAGCAAAAAGAAACATATCCTGACTGGGCAAACAACCGACAGATATCAACCAAGTTGTTTGAAAATGCATCGGAGTTTCAGGAAAAAGGTTTAGTCGATATAGATAACAGCCCTCTCACATTTCACCATATGCGTATGCTGATACTTCGCATAGAGAGCAGTGAGACATTCAAGCTTCTACCTGAAGAAATGCAGGATAATTTCAATAAAAGTGAAGTGGCAAAAATCACTGATGCTATGCAGGCTTATACCGGTTCACGTGTGGCGGCTCTCCATACATCGCAGTCAACAAAGATGCAACGATCTAAACCCGCAAATGGAGTTGAATTCAAACCTACAATAAGACCATTATATGATGATATAGAACAAACGGGCAACTATTTTGCTGAGCAGGCAATTTATTGGCGTGGCGTGCTTGATGAAGCCTTGGTGGAAAATGATAAAAAGTCGGAAGATGAGAATAAAATGAAATTTAATGGCCCGGATCGTAAATTATTTGTTGCAACAGCTTCCAGATTATGATAAAGATTAGAATTCAAGATGCTACTTATGAAGTGCCGGCCAGTTGGGACGAAATGACAAAAGAACAATTAGTTTTTTTGATCAAGCTTTCCATGAAATCTAAAATATCTTATGTGGAAATGCAACTGAAGTTTTTCCTGTACTGCATAAAGGCTACCGTTCGTGAGAATGTTGGTTTTGGTTTATTTTTGATTAAGACGTCAAAAGGATGTCATGCATTGTTTTCCGATGAACTTACTGCTGTTCTTACAACGTTTGATTATTTATTTGATAAAAATGAAGACAATATATACCAGCTCACTCCCAGACTTACTGAAAATCACTTCAAACGTGTAAAGTGCAGGTGTAAGTATTTGTATGGGCCGGGTGATGCTCTGGAAGACATTACTTATGAAAAATTTGTCTGGCTGCAGACTTGGCAAAGCCAGTTAAATGTTAATCCGGATGCCGTTA
Protein-coding sequences here:
- a CDS encoding DUF6712 family protein, which produces METLIKSTAELQKYVKVNKSMNFEMFRSFLIDAQDKYILPYIGQETIDQIKDSESDKLREYLCRALGPFAMASATDEFSIGFGESGHTVARSEVLAPASDAKIEKAKESLYKRGWSNMDTALKYLEKQKETYPDWANNRQISTKLFENASEFQEKGLVDIDNSPLTFHHMRMLILRIESSETFKLLPEEMQDNFNKSEVAKITDAMQAYTGSRVAALHTSQSTKMQRSKPANGVEFKPTIRPLYDDIEQTGNYFAEQAIYWRGVLDEALVENDKKSEDENKMKFNGPDRKLFVATASRL